The Fodinibius salinus genome includes a window with the following:
- a CDS encoding T9SS type A sorting domain-containing protein — protein sequence MSKKAYIFVGITVGILIIFTGLWYVQPSQKINSEQVAEEVEENPIKMKKARGEYFHRLLRDPATGKIPQNIRSRELKHAQTIPSKSGSGLRPKTVQGNPNIDLTWELAGPKDLGGRTRALAIDERNSDIIIAGGVSGGIWKSTDGGSTWNLRSDPNQNMSVTSLAQSPVNLDNWYYASGEVLANSASAPNAAYYGQGIYKSTDNGDTWQLLSQASSDTEGLVDKFNSVSRIRISPTTGSIFIASTGYGIYRSTDGQSFSSSPVLGTEGEQLFTDVTVASDGTVGAVISEASFSDQSSSDPANNHNPGIYISDNDGQSGSWTEITPSDFPDTYRRSVLAFAPSSPDILYVFTLKGANNTSNQGVSFYKIDISDPQNPTAEDRSANLPDFGGSVGGVNLQGGYNMVVSVKPDDSDFVMIGGTNLFRSRDGFSTAANTSKDEHWIGGYAKINNVSQYPGQHPDQHVVAYDPANPDRVWSGHDGGISVSSDITASSVSWQDKDEGYVTGQFYTVAIPSQAGDNRYMGGTQDNGTPYFRAATQNTSQTNLVDISSGDGSYAFWGTDYAYVSSQQGKVTRLTIENDGNLTSRYNSSTSTEWTSVYPSQASGQLFVHPFAIDPNDDAIMYYPSQANMWINTELDQISNFNSGGTTQGWSKYDATTSTGYQVTTLAVTTSQPSDRLYYATSSTNGTPEIFYSDDASNNFTPQDISISGAPSGAYVHDIAVNPIDGDEAMVVMSNYDIVGLYHTADGGTNWTAIEGDLEGTNSDPGPSLRSATILPTQAGPVYFVGTSTGIYSTGALNGPSTTWVRESDDGSPGSIGYSIVEHITSRPSDGTVAAATHGRGIFAGSADVQLTSDGMTPSAPTGSALTGDSSSVELQWDANTESDITKYYIYRGLDSNTLAKYDSVAALGSPSYTDTNVGNNFYYYKITAKDIDDNESNASGLLGYHQRNASVTDSWNLIGSPLTSSTGSSQIGNDVTVYGFAGSYSSSSDLESQTGYWVKSRSGSQIGFAGEASISASITLDQGWNLIAGIADTVQASAINDPGAILSSADIFKYEGGTYQSATEINPNDGYWINANQSGTISMAVGASTPKNRIVSTDKNQPDVVTFRRGNNVQKFYVSPSELNGQQRQSYLMPPQSPKPKLDVRSEEGYRIADKPNTELQLTTYNFPVKARLSAQSLSEGYTIKGVTDQDTVFYDLAPGKTVSIDREYEKLLLDNSKVAGGITETSLKPNYPNPFNPSTKIRYQLSSEADVNINVYNVLGRKVRTLVNDRQRPGKYNLQFDGSDLASGTYFIHLKAGNTVQVQKMTLIK from the coding sequence ATGAGTAAAAAAGCGTATATATTTGTTGGGATTACAGTAGGGATCCTCATTATTTTTACAGGCTTATGGTATGTTCAGCCATCACAAAAGATTAACAGTGAGCAGGTAGCTGAGGAGGTTGAAGAGAATCCCATTAAGATGAAGAAGGCTCGGGGTGAATATTTTCACCGATTACTCAGAGATCCGGCAACAGGAAAAATTCCCCAAAATATTCGTTCACGAGAGTTGAAGCATGCCCAAACAATCCCCAGCAAAAGTGGAAGTGGTCTGCGTCCGAAAACAGTGCAGGGTAATCCCAATATTGATCTCACTTGGGAGCTTGCTGGTCCCAAAGATTTAGGTGGTCGTACGCGAGCATTAGCTATTGATGAGCGTAACTCGGATATCATTATTGCAGGAGGAGTATCAGGCGGTATCTGGAAAAGTACGGACGGCGGTAGTACATGGAATCTTAGATCTGATCCCAATCAAAATATGAGCGTAACCAGCCTTGCCCAGAGTCCCGTGAATCTGGACAACTGGTATTATGCCTCGGGAGAAGTTTTGGCTAATTCTGCCAGTGCTCCGAATGCGGCCTATTATGGGCAAGGAATCTACAAGTCAACCGACAACGGCGATACTTGGCAGCTGCTTTCCCAGGCAAGTTCTGATACCGAAGGATTGGTTGATAAGTTTAACTCGGTAAGCCGCATTAGAATTAGCCCTACCACTGGAAGTATTTTTATCGCCAGCACAGGTTATGGTATATACCGTTCAACAGATGGCCAATCGTTCTCCAGTTCTCCGGTCTTAGGTACTGAAGGAGAACAACTTTTTACGGATGTCACGGTTGCTTCTGATGGTACAGTGGGAGCCGTAATATCAGAGGCATCGTTTAGTGATCAGTCGTCGTCGGATCCTGCAAATAACCACAATCCCGGTATCTATATTTCTGACAATGACGGACAATCGGGCAGTTGGACGGAGATAACGCCAAGTGATTTTCCTGATACTTATCGCCGCAGTGTTTTGGCTTTTGCACCAAGCAGTCCGGATATTCTATACGTTTTTACATTGAAAGGGGCGAATAATACCTCGAATCAGGGAGTTAGCTTTTACAAAATTGATATTTCTGATCCTCAAAATCCTACTGCTGAAGATCGATCTGCCAACTTGCCTGACTTTGGAGGTTCTGTCGGAGGGGTTAATCTACAAGGCGGGTATAATATGGTTGTTTCAGTAAAACCAGATGATTCAGATTTTGTTATGATTGGAGGCACCAACTTATTCCGATCTCGAGATGGATTTTCAACTGCTGCTAATACAAGCAAAGACGAGCATTGGATTGGCGGATATGCAAAAATTAACAATGTATCTCAGTATCCCGGTCAGCATCCCGATCAGCATGTAGTTGCGTATGACCCTGCCAACCCGGACAGGGTTTGGAGTGGTCATGACGGGGGTATCAGCGTATCGTCAGATATCACAGCTTCATCAGTTAGCTGGCAAGACAAGGATGAAGGATATGTGACAGGTCAATTTTATACCGTAGCTATTCCCTCACAGGCAGGAGACAATCGCTATATGGGGGGCACACAGGATAATGGAACACCATACTTTCGTGCGGCTACCCAAAATACTTCACAGACAAATTTGGTTGATATTTCTAGTGGTGACGGCAGTTATGCATTTTGGGGCACAGACTATGCTTATGTCTCTTCCCAACAAGGAAAGGTAACTCGATTAACGATAGAAAATGATGGAAACTTAACCTCTCGTTATAATTCATCTACTTCAACCGAGTGGACATCTGTATATCCGTCCCAAGCTTCAGGCCAATTATTTGTGCACCCATTTGCCATTGACCCGAATGATGATGCTATTATGTATTATCCGTCTCAGGCAAATATGTGGATTAATACCGAACTAGATCAAATCTCAAATTTTAATAGTGGAGGGACTACGCAAGGCTGGAGTAAGTATGATGCGACTACGAGTACAGGTTATCAGGTGACAACGCTTGCAGTAACAACCTCACAACCATCGGATCGGTTGTATTATGCTACTTCATCAACAAATGGGACTCCTGAAATATTTTATTCGGATGATGCCTCAAATAATTTTACCCCCCAAGATATTTCGATTTCTGGGGCGCCATCAGGTGCTTACGTGCATGATATTGCAGTTAACCCTATTGACGGTGACGAAGCGATGGTGGTAATGTCTAACTATGATATCGTAGGTTTATATCATACAGCTGATGGGGGTACCAATTGGACGGCTATTGAAGGAGATCTGGAAGGTACTAATTCCGATCCGGGACCTTCGTTACGCAGTGCAACAATTTTGCCCACCCAGGCTGGGCCGGTGTATTTTGTAGGTACAAGTACCGGTATCTATTCTACGGGGGCATTAAACGGGCCATCCACAACATGGGTTCGCGAATCGGATGACGGTTCGCCCGGCAGTATTGGCTATTCTATTGTTGAGCATATTACATCTCGACCATCAGATGGTACGGTGGCGGCCGCTACCCACGGTCGTGGTATTTTTGCCGGTTCTGCTGATGTACAGCTGACAAGTGATGGCATGACGCCAAGTGCTCCTACCGGTTCGGCACTAACTGGCGATAGTTCTAGCGTAGAGCTGCAATGGGATGCAAACACAGAGTCAGATATCACGAAATATTATATTTACCGTGGACTGGATAGCAATACTTTAGCCAAGTATGATTCTGTGGCTGCATTGGGTAGTCCTTCTTATACTGATACCAATGTGGGGAATAATTTTTACTATTATAAAATTACGGCTAAAGATATAGATGATAATGAAAGTAATGCTTCCGGACTGCTGGGTTACCATCAACGAAATGCATCCGTTACTGACAGCTGGAATCTCATTGGTTCACCACTGACATCTTCCACCGGCAGTAGTCAAATTGGTAATGATGTAACGGTATATGGTTTTGCAGGCAGCTATAGTTCGTCTTCTGATTTAGAATCCCAAACGGGATACTGGGTTAAAAGTCGCTCAGGTTCACAGATAGGCTTTGCCGGAGAGGCTAGCATCTCGGCAAGTATTACCCTTGATCAGGGTTGGAACTTAATAGCCGGAATTGCAGATACAGTACAAGCTTCAGCTATCAACGATCCGGGAGCTATTTTAAGTTCGGCAGACATCTTTAAATATGAAGGTGGAACTTATCAATCGGCCACTGAAATTAACCCGAATGACGGTTACTGGATTAATGCTAATCAATCGGGTACTATTTCCATGGCTGTGGGAGCCAGTACACCTAAAAACAGGATCGTATCCACTGATAAAAATCAGCCTGATGTTGTTACCTTTCGTCGTGGCAATAACGTACAGAAGTTTTATGTGTCCCCATCAGAACTTAATGGTCAGCAGCGTCAATCCTATTTGATGCCTCCCCAATCTCCAAAACCTAAGCTTGATGTTCGTTCGGAGGAGGGATATCGCATAGCAGACAAGCCAAATACAGAATTACAGCTTACCACTTATAACTTTCCGGTTAAAGCACGGCTGTCGGCTCAATCTCTTTCAGAAGGGTATACTATTAAAGGAGTTACCGACCAGGATACGGTATTTTATGATTTAGCGCCCGGTAAAACGGTTAGTATAGATCGCGAATATGAAAAACTATTACTGGATAATTCAAAGGTGGCAGGCGGCATAACCGAAACGAGTTTGAAGCCAAATTATCCTAACCCGTTTAATCCCTCGACAAAAATACGCTACCAGCTTTCTTCAGAAGCAGATGTAAATATTAATGTGTATAATGTCTTGGGTCGCAAAGTACGAACCTTGGTTAATGACAGACAGCGTCCCGGAAAATATAATCTACAATTTGATGGGAGTGATTTAGCCAGCGGAACTTATTTTATACACTTAAAAGCAGGAAATACTGTTCAAGTTCAAAAGATGACGCTTATAAAATAG
- a CDS encoding cold-shock protein, whose protein sequence is MTQQGKVKWFDIEKGYGFIEPEDGSKDVFVHRNNVENLDYNQGLEDGESVEFDVEETDKGLSATDVRSLDYK, encoded by the coding sequence ATGACACAACAAGGAAAAGTTAAATGGTTCGATATCGAAAAAGGATACGGTTTCATCGAGCCTGAGGACGGAAGCAAAGATGTATTCGTCCACCGAAACAACGTAGAAAATTTAGATTATAATCAAGGTCTTGAAGACGGAGAAAGCGTAGAATTTGACGTCGAAGAAACCGATAAAGGATTAAGTGCGACTGATGTTCGCAGCCTTGATTACAAGTAA
- a CDS encoding cellulose synthase family protein: MEFVDVIVVGLYMLGLAAIFIYTLGQSHLAYHYLKGRGESREPKVDWSKRSPDECPMVTVQLPIFNEKYVVNRLIDAVADFDWPKERFEIQVLDDSTDETVDIIAEKVQQLQSENINIKHIRRDSREGYKAGALQHGLERAKGEFTAIFDADFVPDPDFLKQTIPHFEDEEVGLVQTRWDHLNRDYSLLTRMQAFALNAHFTVEQKGRNSAGFFMNFNGTAGVWRNSCIKDAGGWHHDTLTEDLDLSYRAQLKDWDFKYLEKVTSPSELPVTVSALKSQQYRWMKGAAETARKHFTNIWNSRLPFITKLQASSHLMSSSIFVCILLISVISVPLLLISASTGGISTVLKTLSFFLSGILLWIFIYSLPLLTEEGKTSRKIGRFILMFPVFLSISMALSAHNSIAVFKGFLGKSSAFIRTPKFNITGLSDSWKSNEYLSNDISFSTVAEGLLALYFLLGVVAAFLIGDKAMLVFHLMLSAGFGILVGYSFYERWAKAV; this comes from the coding sequence ATGGAGTTTGTAGATGTCATTGTGGTTGGCTTATATATGCTGGGGCTTGCAGCTATCTTTATTTATACGCTGGGCCAAAGTCATTTGGCATATCACTACCTGAAGGGCAGAGGTGAATCCCGGGAGCCGAAGGTGGACTGGTCAAAAAGGAGTCCGGATGAATGTCCTATGGTGACGGTGCAACTGCCGATTTTTAACGAAAAATATGTGGTCAACAGGTTGATTGATGCGGTGGCGGATTTCGACTGGCCGAAAGAGCGATTTGAAATCCAGGTCCTTGATGACTCTACTGACGAAACGGTTGATATTATTGCAGAGAAGGTACAACAGCTTCAGTCGGAGAATATTAACATTAAGCACATACGCAGAGATTCGCGCGAGGGATACAAGGCCGGAGCTCTGCAGCATGGGCTGGAGCGGGCAAAAGGTGAGTTTACTGCTATCTTTGATGCGGATTTTGTACCTGATCCTGACTTTTTAAAGCAGACGATCCCTCATTTTGAAGATGAGGAGGTTGGGCTGGTTCAAACACGCTGGGACCATTTGAATCGCGATTATTCACTGCTCACCCGGATGCAGGCTTTTGCGCTGAATGCTCATTTTACGGTTGAGCAGAAGGGACGAAATAGTGCCGGTTTTTTTATGAATTTTAATGGCACGGCCGGAGTGTGGCGCAACTCCTGTATAAAAGACGCCGGAGGTTGGCATCACGATACACTTACCGAGGATTTGGATCTCAGCTATCGTGCCCAGCTTAAGGATTGGGATTTTAAATATCTGGAAAAAGTAACATCGCCCTCCGAATTGCCGGTTACGGTGTCTGCACTTAAAAGTCAGCAGTATCGCTGGATGAAGGGTGCAGCGGAGACTGCCCGCAAACATTTCACCAATATTTGGAATAGCCGCCTTCCATTTATCACCAAACTACAGGCAAGCAGTCATCTGATGAGCAGCAGTATCTTTGTATGTATCCTCTTGATATCGGTTATAAGTGTACCTCTTCTTTTAATAAGTGCTTCAACAGGAGGCATAAGTACCGTACTGAAAACATTAAGCTTCTTCTTGAGTGGTATTTTGCTATGGATTTTTATTTATAGCCTGCCGTTACTTACTGAAGAAGGTAAAACAAGTAGAAAAATCGGGCGATTTATACTGATGTTTCCCGTATTTTTATCTATATCTATGGCTCTTTCCGCCCATAATTCTATTGCCGTCTTCAAGGGATTTTTGGGAAAGTCTTCTGCCTTCATTCGAACGCCCAAATTTAATATTACAGGTCTTTCAGATTCATGGAAATCGAATGAGTATCTAAGCAACGATATTTCATTCTCGACGGTTGCAGAGGGCCTATTGGCGCTCTATTTTCTGCTCGGGGTTGTAGCTGCCTTTCTCATTGGGGATAAGGCTATGCTTGTTTTTCACCTGATGCTTAGTGCCGGTTTTGGAATTCTCGTGGGCTATTCTTTCTATGAGCGATGGGCGAAGGCGGTATGA
- a CDS encoding glycosyltransferase family 2 protein: MQEPVIKVIIPAFNESQSIQQVIEDIPKKLVDGIVVVNNASSDATAKRARQSGATVIDQPKRGYGNACLKGIDYLKKSKNPPDIVVFLDADYSDSPDEMGQIVDPIIENNVDLVIGSRALGNREPGAMKPQQIFGNWLATSLMRLFWNAKFTDLGPFRAIKFNKLLELNMQDTTFGWTVEMQVKALKHNFAYTEVPVSYKKRIGVSKISGTINGSIKAGYKILYTIFKNL, from the coding sequence ATGCAAGAACCTGTAATTAAAGTTATTATTCCGGCTTTTAATGAATCGCAATCCATTCAACAGGTCATTGAGGATATTCCCAAGAAGCTGGTTGATGGAATTGTAGTTGTTAATAACGCCTCCAGCGATGCCACGGCAAAGCGAGCACGACAATCAGGGGCTACGGTCATTGATCAGCCCAAAAGGGGATATGGCAATGCTTGTTTAAAAGGCATTGACTATCTGAAGAAAAGTAAGAATCCGCCGGATATTGTTGTCTTTTTAGATGCAGATTATTCCGACAGCCCTGATGAAATGGGACAAATAGTAGATCCGATTATTGAAAATAATGTTGATTTGGTCATCGGTTCTCGGGCGTTGGGTAACCGAGAGCCGGGAGCGATGAAACCACAGCAAATTTTTGGTAACTGGCTGGCTACGAGTCTTATGCGACTGTTTTGGAATGCAAAATTTACTGACCTTGGTCCGTTCCGGGCTATAAAATTCAACAAGTTACTGGAGTTGAATATGCAAGATACAACTTTTGGATGGACCGTAGAAATGCAGGTAAAAGCATTAAAGCACAATTTTGCATATACCGAGGTGCCGGTAAGCTATAAAAAGCGTATTGGCGTTTCTAAAATTTCGGGTACCATCAACGGATCAATTAAAGCCGGGTACAAAATCTTATATACGATTTTTAAAAATTTATAG
- a CDS encoding 4Fe-4S binding protein, with protein sequence MSDQKLNKVINEIKDDTNPSSKGLYIIRYTGLALFVMGLLLFTYVMFMGPFELSKSSIEDSISNKQHRQAIAQQTTTMQQQSYTTVFSFIANLKPAIEEANETLDDGDRINDYKQGVYRLNIAKQASTGIIDSYSMLYFWLSIGLGCLGAIIFFLPKIWLRLPGIDNDHIYHNSAMSLGTIGWATGLYFIAFYVFIYWYPEYAVNWIKMVDPISMAIKGQPAGQWFLYGLLYTLAIVVMGVRMFIKYRHSKYHLVRTSSVMFFQTAFAFIIPELLVAFNKPYYDFKNIWPLDYDFFFDWQINTFVNSGSLGMFMLMWGIALTVVVVPVLTYFYGKRWYCSWVCGCGGLAETFGDPYRQLSDNSKSAWKLERWSVHSVLVLVTIMTIGVLYTYFTGSSSLLGIDTYNLRSWYGFLIGAAFAGVIGVGTYPILGNRPWCRFGCPLAAYLGLIQRFKSRFRITTNGGQCISCGNCSTYCEMGIDVRWYAQRGQNIVRSSCVGCGVCSSVCPRGVLKLENGPEEGRFNEPKAFTVHEDGVTVNGGIET encoded by the coding sequence ATGAGTGACCAAAAATTGAACAAGGTTATCAACGAAATTAAAGACGATACGAATCCCTCATCCAAGGGACTGTATATTATTCGTTATACCGGCTTGGCGCTGTTTGTAATGGGACTCCTGCTGTTTACTTATGTCATGTTTATGGGTCCTTTTGAGCTGTCCAAAAGTAGCATTGAGGATTCCATTTCAAATAAGCAGCACCGGCAGGCTATAGCGCAGCAAACCACAACGATGCAGCAACAGTCGTATACTACTGTTTTTAGTTTTATTGCGAATTTAAAACCGGCCATTGAGGAAGCGAATGAAACGTTAGATGATGGAGATAGGATTAATGACTATAAACAGGGAGTATATCGACTAAATATCGCTAAGCAGGCCAGTACGGGCATTATTGATAGCTATTCTATGCTATACTTTTGGCTGAGCATAGGGCTGGGTTGTCTGGGTGCTATTATCTTCTTTTTGCCTAAGATTTGGTTACGGCTACCGGGTATCGATAACGATCATATTTATCACAATTCGGCTATGAGTCTTGGTACCATCGGCTGGGCAACGGGACTTTATTTTATCGCTTTTTATGTGTTTATCTACTGGTATCCCGAATATGCTGTCAACTGGATTAAAATGGTAGATCCTATCAGTATGGCTATTAAGGGTCAGCCGGCCGGGCAGTGGTTTTTATATGGATTGCTATATACACTGGCCATTGTTGTGATGGGAGTGCGCATGTTTATCAAATATCGGCATAGCAAATATCATCTGGTGCGCACTTCATCGGTCATGTTTTTTCAAACTGCTTTTGCTTTTATTATCCCCGAGCTGCTGGTGGCTTTTAATAAACCCTATTACGATTTTAAAAATATCTGGCCGCTCGACTATGATTTCTTTTTTGATTGGCAGATTAATACCTTCGTCAACAGTGGTTCGTTGGGAATGTTTATGCTAATGTGGGGCATTGCCTTAACTGTTGTAGTTGTGCCGGTTCTTACTTATTTCTACGGCAAACGATGGTATTGTTCTTGGGTATGTGGCTGCGGGGGATTAGCTGAGACATTCGGAGATCCTTACCGCCAGCTTTCTGATAACTCAAAAAGCGCCTGGAAGCTTGAGCGGTGGTCGGTTCACAGCGTGCTGGTCCTTGTTACTATAATGACTATTGGCGTGCTTTACACTTATTTTACAGGCAGCAGTAGTTTACTGGGTATTGATACGTATAACCTACGATCTTGGTATGGATTTTTAATTGGTGCTGCTTTTGCCGGCGTTATTGGAGTAGGCACCTATCCCATTTTGGGTAACCGGCCGTGGTGTCGGTTTGGATGTCCGTTGGCGGCCTACCTCGGATTGATACAGCGGTTTAAATCCCGTTTTCGCATCACTACTAATGGGGGACAGTGCATCAGCTGTGGCAACTGTTCTACATACTGTGAAATGGGTATCGACGTGCGCTGGTATGCCCAGCGCGGGCAAAATATTGTTCGTTCTTCGTGTGTAGGATGCGGTGTGTGTTCATCGGTATGTCCGCGTGGCGTTCTTAAACTTGAAAACGGTCCCGAAGAAGGTCGGTTCAATGAGCCGAAGGCCTTCACTGTTCACGAAGATGGAGTAACGGTAAATGGCGGCATAGAAACATAA
- a CDS encoding NAD(P)/FAD-dependent oxidoreductase, whose amino-acid sequence MHLVIIGNGITGVTTARYVRKATDWDITIISSETEYFFSRTALMYIYMGHMEYEHTKPYEDHFWEKNDLNLICDHVMDINVEDRELDLREGESVSYDKLVLATGSQPNKFGWPGQDLDGVQGLYSYQDLQLMEENTKNIDRAVIVGGGLIGIEVAEMLHTRDIPVTFLVRESNYWDNALPVDEAKMINEEIRRHHIDLRLETNLEKILPDDNGRVRAVVTQEGTQIDCQFVALTPGVHPNLELVKSGPVETDRGILVNRHFETNIDDIYAAGDCAEFKEVPDGDPSIEQLWYTGRLQGECLARNLCGERKAYDRGIWFNSAKFMTIEWQTYGRVPPQLPDGCETFCWQHPDENLLLRINYKKSDRAVTGFNSFGMRLRHAVCEQWIDEGKTLEYVLEHLGEVNFDPEFCDQHESEIITYYNERYPDRQLELKQKRGLLGLFQFENQMTA is encoded by the coding sequence ATGCATCTTGTAATTATTGGCAATGGTATCACCGGAGTTACTACAGCGCGCTATGTGCGAAAAGCCACCGACTGGGATATAACTATTATCTCCAGCGAAACGGAGTACTTTTTTTCGCGAACAGCGCTGATGTATATCTATATGGGGCACATGGAGTACGAGCATACCAAGCCCTATGAGGATCACTTCTGGGAAAAGAACGATCTAAACCTGATCTGTGATCACGTTATGGATATTAATGTAGAAGACAGGGAGCTGGATTTACGGGAAGGCGAATCTGTCAGCTATGATAAACTGGTATTGGCTACCGGATCGCAGCCCAATAAGTTTGGCTGGCCGGGACAAGATCTAGATGGTGTTCAGGGGCTTTACAGCTATCAAGATCTGCAGTTGATGGAAGAAAATACTAAGAATATTGACCGCGCTGTTATTGTAGGTGGCGGACTTATTGGTATTGAAGTGGCTGAGATGCTACACACGCGTGATATCCCCGTCACCTTTTTGGTGCGCGAATCCAACTATTGGGATAATGCTTTGCCGGTAGATGAGGCCAAGATGATCAACGAAGAAATTCGCAGGCATCATATTGATCTGCGGCTAGAAACAAATCTAGAAAAGATATTGCCTGATGATAATGGTAGAGTGCGGGCAGTGGTTACGCAGGAGGGAACCCAAATTGATTGCCAGTTCGTAGCTCTCACACCCGGCGTCCATCCCAATTTAGAGCTGGTCAAATCGGGACCTGTTGAAACCGACCGAGGCATATTGGTGAATCGTCACTTCGAAACTAATATTGATGATATTTATGCCGCCGGCGATTGTGCCGAATTTAAGGAGGTGCCTGATGGGGATCCGTCTATTGAACAACTCTGGTACACCGGTCGCCTGCAGGGTGAATGCCTGGCACGTAATCTGTGTGGAGAGCGCAAAGCTTATGATCGCGGAATTTGGTTTAATTCGGCCAAGTTTATGACCATCGAGTGGCAAACGTATGGACGTGTCCCCCCGCAGTTGCCTGATGGTTGTGAGACATTTTGCTGGCAACATCCCGATGAAAATCTGCTGTTGCGGATTAATTACAAAAAATCAGATCGTGCTGTTACTGGTTTTAATTCTTTTGGCATGCGGCTCCGTCATGCGGTTTGTGAGCAGTGGATTGATGAAGGCAAGACGCTGGAATATGTGCTGGAACACTTGGGAGAAGTTAATTTTGATCCCGAATTTTGTGATCAGCATGAGTCAGAAATTATCACCTATTACAATGAAAGGTATCCCGATCGGCAACTTGAGCTAAAACAAAAGCGCGGCCTGCTGGGACTTTTTCAGTTCGAAAATCAAATGACGGCCTAG
- a CDS encoding NAD(P)-dependent alcohol dehydrogenase: protein MTNVDAYAAHASDKDLEPLEIERREITEDDVKIEIEYCGVCHSDIHQVRDDWGNSMYPVVPGHEIVGRVTEVGNNVSNFNEGDLVGVGCMVDSCQDCASCKQDLEQYCENGAVMTYNGPDEHLGGHTYGGYSEQVVVDKEFVLDMPENIDTNAAAPLLCAGITTWSPLSHWEVDEGDKVGVIGLGGLGHMGVKFADALGAEVVMITRSPEKADDAKRLGADEVLISTDDDQMAAHQGSFDFLLNTIPVGHDLDPYIQLLGLDATMVLVGAIEPLEEMHGGGLIMGRKRVAGSVIGGIKETQEMLNFCGEHDITCDVEMIDIQNINEAYERVVNSDVKYRFVIDMDSLKN from the coding sequence ATGACAAATGTAGATGCTTATGCTGCTCATGCTTCAGATAAAGATTTGGAACCCCTTGAAATTGAGCGTAGAGAGATAACCGAAGATGACGTCAAAATTGAAATTGAATATTGCGGTGTTTGTCATAGTGATATTCACCAAGTGAGGGATGACTGGGGAAATTCCATGTATCCGGTAGTGCCGGGACACGAAATTGTTGGCCGTGTGACGGAAGTTGGAAACAACGTTTCAAATTTCAATGAAGGCGATCTTGTAGGTGTGGGATGTATGGTTGATTCTTGCCAGGATTGTGCATCTTGCAAACAAGATCTGGAACAATACTGCGAAAATGGAGCTGTCATGACCTACAATGGCCCCGATGAGCATCTGGGCGGGCATACCTATGGTGGTTATTCCGAACAGGTTGTAGTTGATAAAGAATTTGTGCTGGATATGCCCGAAAATATTGATACCAATGCCGCGGCACCGCTGCTTTGTGCCGGTATTACTACATGGTCTCCGCTGTCGCACTGGGAGGTCGATGAAGGCGACAAGGTAGGAGTGATTGGTCTCGGCGGACTTGGCCACATGGGAGTAAAGTTTGCTGATGCACTGGGTGCTGAAGTTGTGATGATTACCCGCTCTCCTGAAAAGGCCGATGATGCTAAGCGGTTGGGTGCTGATGAAGTACTGATCTCCACGGATGATGATCAGATGGCGGCCCATCAGGGATCTTTTGACTTCCTGCTGAATACTATTCCTGTTGGTCACGATTTGGATCCCTACATTCAGTTGTTGGGACTGGATGCTACCATGGTACTTGTGGGGGCTATTGAACCGCTAGAAGAGATGCACGGTGGCGGATTGATCATGGGTCGCAAGCGTGTAGCTGGATCAGTAATTGGCGGCATTAAGGAAACGCAAGAGATGCTCAATTTCTGCGGGGAACATGATATTACGTGTGATGTCGAAATGATTGACATCCAGAATATCAATGAAGCTTACGAACGTGTCGTCAACTCCGACGTCAAATATCGTTTTGTGATTGATATGGATTCGTTGAAAAATTAA